The proteins below come from a single Bacteroidota bacterium genomic window:
- a CDS encoding AAA family ATPase, with amino-acid sequence MKKKEKFTFLCQSCGCQTPKWMGRCPECGSWDTLVEEKILGAGSGKARMIPSSTPVSINSVEVTENNRLMTGISEFDRVLGGGIVDGSLILIGGDPGIGKSTLMLQVLATLAKANKKCLYVSGEESVLQLSMRGKRLDSGSDSLFIVAETDLDAILSMVEKQHYDVMVIDSIQTVFHPEVSSTPGSVTQIR; translated from the coding sequence TTGAAGAAAAAAGAGAAATTTACATTCTTGTGCCAGTCTTGCGGGTGTCAGACTCCCAAATGGATGGGGCGGTGCCCGGAATGCGGTTCCTGGGATACCCTGGTCGAGGAGAAGATTCTTGGTGCCGGGTCGGGCAAGGCCCGAATGATCCCCTCTTCTACGCCCGTGTCCATAAATTCCGTGGAGGTCACGGAAAACAATCGCCTGATGACCGGTATTTCCGAGTTTGACCGGGTTCTGGGCGGCGGTATTGTGGACGGATCTCTTATTCTCATCGGGGGGGACCCGGGTATCGGCAAATCCACCCTCATGCTCCAGGTGCTGGCCACCCTTGCCAAAGCAAATAAAAAATGTCTCTATGTATCCGGGGAAGAGTCGGTGCTGCAGCTTTCCATGCGGGGAAAACGGCTGGATTCAGGCAGCGATTCCCTTTTTATTGTGGCGGAAACAGATCTGGATGCCATCCTTTCCATGGTGGAAAAACAGCATTATGATGTCATGGTGATCGATTCCATCCAGACGGTGTTTCACCCGGAAGTCTCTTCCACCCCGGGGAGCGTGACCCAGATCCGGG